CAGCAAAGCATTCTCAAACCCACGCCGATACTCCACGGAAATGAGGGGAGGGCAAATTAAGTTGAACCAAATGCTTGGCTCGAGGGGAAATCTCTGTAGCAAAGTCTGTATAGTTTTCTTCCGCCGTGTTTTTTTCTAGCTGAACGACGCATGTATACATGTGCTAGCGGTGCTGTGACTTAtttccaggaagtaagcagtgttgcctaaaattcAGTGATAAAGGACGTTTTTTCTAACCATCTGGAATTTTATCGCGGTTTATCATATTATCttttaccgttacatccctattgCGTATTATTTCTTTTAGTAGCATCTTCATTCCGAATCATATTTCCGTGCAGAATTTGAAGGAATTCTTAAGTATGTCTGCCAGATGCAGTATTGCAAGTTGTAACAATAAAACTAAAGACGTCAGtctgcatacatttccaaatgatggtTCTATATGCAAAGTATGGTCCTCTCCAGTCACGGACCAAGCGAAAGGAGTTTGAATTACAGCgatcattttaatgattctgaATTTGAAGAAGAATGGTTTTGGTCTGAGTTGAATGGAAACAATTTCAAGCCAAACACGATCCCGAAAATAAGGAGCACCGTCGAGgggaaaaaaggaaagaaaatggtGAAAGGAGAGCAGACCCGCcacacaaaaatgacaaacaaagAAGGTAATCCGCTAGTATCCCATTCCTTATtgcatcctcttctactgatgttttcctcaagatgcTTGAAGAATTGCTGAACAAGCATGAGGGAACACACATATCGATTCTGACAATGGAAAGGGGGCATTTAAAGTACAGTTAGTTATCAAGCTAATATAATAgatatgataggttgattggcaacactaaattggccccagtgtgtgaatgtgagtgtgaatgttgtctgtctatctgtgttggccctgcgatgaggtggggacttgtccagagtgaaccccgccttccgcctgattgtagctgagatgggtaccagcgccccctgtgaccccaaagggaataagcggtagaaaatggatggatggatggctggcatTTTAACATTTTGTGAATTTCTCTTTGAAATTATTATTTCATTAGGTTTGTGATGGTAGGGCATCTTCATGGTAATATTGCTTTCGGCACATTTCTGGCCCCATGCTAGTGGGAGTGGCAACGGGAACAACTTGAGGGTCTCTGTGGTGTTGATTGAAAAGTGCCAATGATATAGACTGATGAACTGTGATGAGCACATTCAGGATAAACCACTTAGCTCAGCTGCAGCTGTGAGATTGAACTTATAAGAGCAAATGAGCCCAAAGTGTCTCCAGTTGTCACAGAAAGAAGATTCGCTCTATATAGTCAGTAGTCAAAGATGCAAATATGATGCCAATCTATCTAGTTGGATGTGGCATTTGACTGTAGTCACTTTATAAAGGACAAAACATCAGATCTTAACATGTCATCATCTTGATGTAACCATTCTAAATCAGAAACACATGGAGGCAACCGATGTATGTCGTGCAGTCTAATTTTTACATGTTAATATTAAATGAATGCGATCAAAATTTTGCTTACAATGTAGCCGATGGGAGCCGCACTTTTCCGCCTACAAAGCCCTCATAAGCACATCCAAACACCTttattgaggttttatatacatgatgtaagcatatatgtaatgtagtaacaggcacatttataataatatttacgtattttgctcattttaagcatacggggtgcattaatttaaaaaacgcattgaatattcctttatcactgattattacgcACTGCAAACTTTATGGGAGCCAAGAAACATAATAAAACCTCGCTTAAcgtgcaaggtctgctgtcattaggatgccaactgtTGGGATGTTCATgtattcccatttagataaagAATGACTTATACACTCACAAACAAACAGGGTTGAGGTGCGGGAGGGACCAACTGTCCTTTTGCCCTTTTGGTCATTTTcgagtcctaaatggctgtcaaagtctaCCAACCTGTCGGTATACCTACTCAGGCTTCTTTTTTCCAGGTGAGATATCTGATTTGTGaactacaataaacttacagggagtaaggaagcaaggaagcaccagaccactcaatgatgtaaacataggcacacatggaagtgatcacggcgccgcaataaaatagtttgtctgcattagcgcttataataaaacTATCCCTAACACTTGGttgatattcaagtcaccaaatgtaaatggagcattgtaggcagtttttgaatggttgtttatttaatcttatgggcgaaatagtggagctcccattggctttgCTGTTGTCTGATGCTAtcgtcatgtttttcataatgattgtgaaaaaaaattccaaaaaagtgcagttctcttttAAAGTTGTTTGATACACCTGTAGACAGAGTTGTGCTTGTTGCCATTACAGATCCCACGGACGACACCATCCATCCGATTATTCCATCTCACCATCAAGTCAGCCTTTTACCAGGTGAGGAATAAGATTAGTTAAACTGCACAGTGCAATGAAACCAAGAATGTTTTGGATACACAGAGCGAAGTATGGacatcagtgtttcccacaaAACCAGAATGTGCACGGGGTGCATGTGATGTATAAAATGCGTAATCGGACATGAACAGAACATGGACTTTTAGGGTGTTGATTTTATTTTGGGCGGTGCATCTTATAAAACACACAGgcgattaaaaaaacatgttgtttcctgAGCCTTGTATAAGTGTGCACTGatttacaaaaataatgccattgtacgTCTGATATATCACTATGTTGATGAACAGATGCATCTTAATGTGAGGCAGAGTCACCTACGCTACTGTATGCAAGTATACGTTGTATTAAGAAGGAGAGTTATATTGCCATCTACTGTTAGGAGTTGGAATGGCAAGCGACACCGACGGTACcattataaaatgtttttaagcGAAAGTGAACatgccaaataaaaaaaaactcacattgaATCTTTCTCCTTTTCTGTGCCGTTCCAAATTTGTGGAAAATTGATTTACAAACTAAATTAGTTCTTAAACATGGTTCGTGCACAGGAGGAAGCAGTATCCCAAGAACGTAACGCATTCTTTCTGAATGTACCAAatcgcttgtccattgctttctttggactcatattgagctaTGAAAACTAAACAAATGATGTAAAAACCCTATAAAAACCCTTAAAAGCAGACACAAGTAACATAGTAGCTAAAAGCAGCACTAAGCCAACTTAATAATGGTGCGTTCCATTTGTACTGGGAAGTCGAAATTTCCGAGTTCTTTGTCGGAATTTCAACTGGAACGCCCCTCAAGGTTGGATTTCTGACTTGAAAATTTGGAACATTCTCACCACCCCCAAGTTTGTTTTAAAGATGGCCGctctggatgtaaacaatgatgcACACTTCTATGATATTCATTATTAGCACTTTTGATTAGTTTTTGTAGCAGTAATTCAGACATATACAATGTCACTGTAGGGTAAACTATATTTATTTGATTTACTATAAATGCTGTAAGTTGCTAGCAATAGGGTATGTGTTTCTTCTTCATCCACCGTACTTGAAGTTATTAGAAACAGTCCATATTTTcctatatattgtttatattcaGACAAAGCAAGCGCTTTCGTGGATGTGGCCATCTTGATTTCCGACCTCGTAACTGGAACACTCACAACTCAGCTCTGACGTCATTTTGAGCTCCAACTTCCGAGGTAATTAAAATGTGCTGCctggcacaaaatggctgccctGTGAGGCACATAATGGGTAGATGAAAAGTgtgtacactgagacaaagttcaTACAACAAAGCATTTTTTTATCCAGCATGTGGTTCATAAATCAAAAGGTCTGTGTGATGGGGGGTTCATAAATCCAGGTTCCATCACATGTAAATGTACAGGAAACACTCGCATccaatacaacaaaaaaaagtggaGATAGGTGTTTTCAAGAAAACCAAACCCGGAATATTAGTTCAACCTACATTGCAACTTCAGTCATTGTTTAAACTATCGGTACGCATTCATAAATCTGATTTCTATGACATACTGAGATGAGTTGTCTGTCAGTCGAAAGTTACATGATTTGGCTTCGGTTGAAGATGTAGTTTAGTTTAACTTTACAGTAATAATTTATACATATAATTAATCACATATGCAATAAATACCATTTGACAGTGTCAATCATAACTGAGCTCTGGGAGCATTTTTATTACAGTGCCTGTATAAGATTATATTAGATTGTGAAGCGCCTTTGGACTCTGTTTTGTAATGTAACAGGACAGTATGCATCTAAAGAACCCAATTCCTCCGTGCGTGATTATTTAAATTCTATCCAACACAATGCTGCTTGTTGATTAGTTTGGTTCTCTGTTTGCCAAGGGGGGAACGAACAGTCCACTATGCCCAAGACAAGGGTGTCTCTAAGAGGCACAGGGAGCATCTTTGGGATGCTAAAGAACAGCCATTTGAGGCCCAGAACTGGCATCAGAACTCGATGCGCTCATTCCACAACCGAGCTGGTGCCGACAATGGTTATCTAACAAGACCGGGACAGCGCTGCAAAAATTGGGTCAGCAACTCTTTGGTGAGGCCTTCAAAGGGGTGTTCTCAATAAAAGTACATTTTCAAAGGATTTACTTGTGTTGTGACTTCACTTAACAttcttataaaatatttttttttctcatttttctcAAGCATGGGAGTCCTCGCCTACATCGCAACAGCAGAGAAATCCAGCCTCCTTCACAAAGATGGGCTCCCTCAGACTTTCACAGGAGTTTCCCAGGTCGAATGATCATTAACAGGGCAGAGCCTTGGAAAAGGCCAACTCCTCATCAGTGCCAAGACCAAATGCACCAGCATCGACCATCAGTCCAGCACTCTTCATCTATGAAGGATGAGGGTCTGGCCAAGAGAAGCCGGGATTCTGCACTTGATCAGGTATAAAGTGTTCTCTTCACTAATCAAGTTTGGTAGATTCTTAACGCGGTCTTTGTTCTAAATGTTTGAATGAGCTTTGATTATGATAAAGCTTATAGCACCAGGCTTTGGGTGATATTAAAATATGTACACCCAATCATTGCCTCTTTTATTTCTGAGCGCAATAGCACCACCCACTGGTAGTTTACCATTCAGTCATTGGTATCTTTAAGGGTGCAATGGCTCATCACTTGGTTTAAGAACGTATAAGATACGGcttagtagtacctcaacttacaagcttaattgaTTTTGTGACAAACCTAAAAAACTCAAAATACTTGAATCTCAAATCAACGTATCCTATTTAACTgaattaattgaaatcaatttaactAATGCTTGTCCACTACCATCCCCGAAACAGCACAATCTCCAAACCACTGTATTGAATAGTACGAATTAATAGATGTAAGTTGAGGGGCAGGCATGGACCCACTGTACTCCTATTTTTGACTTGTAACATGATGTATGCTTTTCTGTTCAGCCATCTCATTCTGGATCAAGGAATTTAGTTGCCCATCCAGCATCACCACCTCACCACCATCGTAACCAAGATGACTGGAAACCTATTCATGACAGGACAGGTCCTTGCCGCCTCTCTGACTACAGGACCTCAACAACACAGCAACAGGTAATTTTGCAGTCACTCAGTGATGATTAAAAACAACCTTTAACATTGCAGGCCATTTTTAATTTCCGGTATTATTACATATTTACACAGGAAACCTCGAAATCGAGAGTTGGAGGATATAGTTTGTTCAATAGCGACCCCCTAGTCCAAAACCAGGGTCACAGCAACAAAATGTCACATCTTGGAAACAGTAGGAAGAGTTGTCGAAAAACTTCTTCACCAGCAGAACACACTCGTGTGCCTTACAGCCACCAAAACCCTCATTACCATCATCAGCGACACACACGCCACCTCAAAGTTGAACAGCACAAACGTCTGCGATACCACCTGGATGAGGAGGAGGACTCAAAGAATCATCTCCATAATCAAAGCACAGTGAGAAAAACCAGTCATTACAATTTTAAGAATAATGGCACATGTTAGTTTCTATATTGTATAAATAGATGCAGTATATGGACATGTCAGTACTAAGGCACATTTTTCATGCGATTTGGACAAGCCTGCAAAGAGCACTGATCAGCTCcacaaaacattgaaaaaaaataatgaacaaatgttttatttattggtGACGCTGTAAGTAGAGATGGGTACCAAAACTTGGATGCATAATGGCACAGATGCAAATGTAAACTGTCACAACCAGACCAAAAAAGTAGCTATCAGTGGCTGATTTTAGTGGTAAAATAATACAAACTCAGCTACTCGCAACAGTGTTTGAAAGTGGTATTGTGCAAATAACTTCTTGTACGTAATGTGGCGTCCCAAAAGGgcacacactctttttttaactttattgtcGATCTTAACTCACCAACAACATGGCTCAGGCCCATAACACACCCATATTTTGCTGTAACACTTTCCAACACAAAACAGAAACACTTTCCTTACGCACCAATAACGCTCAGGCCTAGCCAGGCGCATTCAAAAACTCCAAAACTTTGAACATCAACAATATAGAACAACCATTTGTTTGCACATTCTCTGTGACAAGAGCTCGTAACCTAAAATATTAGCATCTCAAATCGGGGTTAAATTGGagattttacatattttaggaaagCATCCTATACTTTTTGAAATTTTGCTGAACAATTATTGAATGTCAGCCTAATCTTCtcaaatttgagaaaaaaaatactatcTGTAATCCAGCCAGTGTGGCAGGAAAGTACTGCAGTCTTCAAATTAGCACAATGAGTCTTCTAACCAACAAAGTATTGAATGCTAGAAGATTCTCTTTGGATTTGCTGAGAGAGGATGATGGAGGGACTATCCCAAATAGTCCACTTAGAGAATTTGGTTCAATCTTTTCGCCAATTACCACAGACAAAGTATTGAAAATGTCTGTCCAATAACTACACAGGAATGGACAAAACCAAAACACATGCATCAAGTTAGCTGGAGACAGTTGACACCAATCACAAGATACATATATCTTGTCACACATGTTAGCTACTAGGACCTTGGTATAATAAGTGTGATGTATTAGCTTGCATTGAATGAAGCTATGTCTGCAATAATGGAACACTTTAGAATTCTACTTAAGCTCTCTGTCCAGCTATTCTCAGATAGAATCACTCCCAAGTCCCCCTCCCAAAGTGACTTATTTAAATTCGGAGACTCAGGGCGTGACATAAAAATCTGGTTATAAATATGTAAAAGTGATGCTTTTAAAGTGGTGTCAAAAACATCTAAAACTGTCACTCTGTAAGTCTGGAAACCTAGGGAAGTGTTACAAACAAACCTCTGGagatagctaaaaaaaaatgttgcgcaGGGAGTGAAAATGTATTTGCTGAAAATAAGCAAAAATATTTTCTGTTTTTAAGTATCGCTTTGTGCACTGTTTTACAGTAATAAATTACCAGTTTTGCACTGGATTGGTGAACATTTAAATAATACCCATCTCTTCCTCTAAGTGTCCTTTAATGAATGGAAGTTATTTGAAAGTCTTCCCATAGCAGTAGGAAGTGTTAAAAACAGTCCATAATTTATTTTGTGTCTATATAATGTGTTTCCCTAAGAAAACAAATATATTATGTGTGATCCACAGGAATCTCAGTGTACTCTTCCAAGCGGCATTTCAAGAGATGCCACCTCCTGGTCTTCTGGAGCAGTCTCTTCTCAGTCGTCACGCCGTCCGAAAGATTCTTCTCACAGTCCACATGTTAGTCCGTCACTACACATGGCAGCCAATGGCAGTAGACATTGTAGCCCGATCCTCAGTGGACAATCAAACGTCCAGGGAAGCCCTACTAATAAAGCAAGGGTCTGCTCAACCTCTACCCCATCTTGTGCATCATCACCTTGTGCAAAGCCGAGGTTTTCAGATGTCAAATACAAAAAGATCTCACAGCCTCCGTGCTTGTCCGCCCATGGCAACTCGAAAACAAACAAGCCCAAAAAGGAGTCAAATGCCAGAAGAAAAGCTGAATGCAAACATAAAGATAAGCTGGTAAAAAGGGAAAGAAGGAGCAATGCTGAAAAGGCAAACCACAGGGCAGAAGGAAGAAAAAAACGTAAGAAAAAACATGAACATAATTTAGGGGAGAGAAGAAAGAAAAGAGATAAAGTGaaaaggaaagaaaagaaaatagGCCTGACCGTTCTAACGACTGAGGTTATTTCCAACTCTTCAGGAGAGGAGCAACAATCTCCACATCCCGGATGCACTTCTTGGCAAACACTGCCCAAAAGGAATTCTGCTAAACATCTTACTGAGGATCGACAGGTACACTTACTCCCCATAAAGAGCCCCATCAGGAAGATGGCTTCTATTGTCTCATCCCAATTAGAACCCAAAGCAAAACCTGAAAATTCATTACCTTCTATTTTAAATGAAGCCGTAGAACCTCTCAGTGCAGCGTCTTGTGTTCCTGAAACTCAACGAGGGCTTCTCCATGCCCCGGACCTCCAGCCTATGGGTGTTATAGGAAATGTGCAGGAAGCTGGGGAGAACCTAGCAAACACGCCTCCTGTACTCAGTTGGCAGGGCTCACCGGTATCAGATGTGGGAGAGGATGAGGACGAGCTGCAAAAAGGAGTGATTAGCAGACCTGTCCTCCAGCCCAGTCCTACCCAGTGCTTTTCTCCTCCCCCCTCAGAAGGTGAGAACATTTATGACTTGATTAAGGAGCCTTGTGGAAGTAAACAGGTAGAGTGTTCCCAACTTTGTAACCCGTCAAGTACAAACAAACAAGATCTTAAAGGTGAGAATAAGTCAGAAAGTCTAGCGGTTTCCAGCTCTCTGTCACAGGATTTTCACCGCAAAGCAGGCCTGGATGACGTTTTCAAGAGCCTGGCCAATTTTCTTGGTAGCCAGAGGGCCACGTGTCGAGGTGGTCCATTCGGGGGGTCTTCTCCTTGCACTGCTAGTGGGGTTAAGTTGGTGTCTGCGCTTGCTCTCGGACCAGATATCCGCTGTCACCAGCAAAAGGTTTCCGACCTCAAGTCGGAGCCTAATAATCTGTCTGATTCACATGTGAAGCCCCATACGGTGACAAATCAGTGTGAGTCTGACACAGAAACCCCTACACTCAAAGTAACGGAGACTGATGAGGATATTGAAGACAGGCAAGACAGGAGAAGCACACATATCCTGCCTGAAGGAAGAGATTCACTTTTGGACCATTCTCTCAGTGCAGAGCTGAGACTAACCACCACCCACACCTCCTCTTTGAGCCACCTCCTTGTAGTCACCGGGAAGGATGAGGAACTGAAGAGTGAGGAGACCCACCTCCGAGGTGCAGAGAAACAACGAAAGCAAAACGCCAAGGATGGTAGTCAGGTCCAAAttaagacaaagaagaagaaaaaaagcacTGTTATCTCAAGAAATACACTCAAACGTAAACACAAATCCCCTTCCTGCAAAGATGTGCAGAGAAACCGTGTGAAACATGAAAAAGCTAACGTAAAGATTAATATTGACAATAAAGACAATGATGAGACAATAAAAAATGCTGCCTCAGCAGCAACTGGAAACTCAACCCCCAAGACCTCAAGCTCATTATCAACTATAAAAATCAATCCATCCAACATAATTACCACCACACCAGCAAGTAAATCTGCTGCCAACCCATTGAAGCTGAGAGCATTGTCCATGGGCTTTACCAAGGAGCTGAAGGTCCTGGTGGTGAGGATGAAGCTTGATGCCAGGCACACATTCAACGTAACAGAAGTAGAAGAACGAAAAATCCCACTTTCTCAGATCAGCATTCAAAACACAGCAACCGAAGTAGTAGGAGCTTGCAAGTGAGTGTTTGCAAAAAGTTACTTCTCGTTGCTTTGAGCGTAAATGATTACTGTTTGTTTCTTTGATCCTAGAGGGGCAAATGTCAAGGAAAAATTTAAGGAGTCATACCTGCTTACTTCCCTCTCTGTCAAACCTGACATTTCTAGTCGGACTCCGATTCCTCGAGAAAAGCTCAACCCTCCCACACCGAGCATCTATGTGAGTGCACACAAACTACAATGATGTTGCTAGGTACGAGTCCTGCGCCCCTGATGGTTTATTATCTGAAATAATCCAGTCAACTCACTTTTTTGCTTCTCGTGGACATTGCATTGTCTTTAAAATCACAGTAATTAGTAGACAAAAATCACCAACGAAAATGTGCTTCcaataaaataatttttcaatAATAGTCTGTGATGTCCTCGCTCGTGTTTTAGCAGACTTTAACAAACATGTatgtgaatagaatagaatagactttattgtcattatatttgcatataacgagattaaagactccaacttaaggtgcggttgtgggaacaaatatggggtaaaataaataacacaagaggtaacaAAGGAGAAACTAacgattgaaataaacagactactatccaataaaaataacaagcaatcctatactatatacaaacactatagaaatacaaaatactgtacaatatacagaacaagacaagagtaccgaagtaataaataacaatcagtgccggacatattgcactcgaagggtagtattgcacagtagggtattagggcaggatattgtacaggggtgaattgTGTGCTTGGCGACCAGTGACTGCCGAGCAACAAGAAGGAAAAAACACTTCGGGTAAAAACCCACACGTCCACGACACAAATAACTTGCTCAATTTGAAAAGTTAACCTTGATCTCCACGGCAGTACGCTTGTAATGCGGAAGCATTTAAAGCAGAGGCATGTCAGACTTCTGGTGGATGAAATCTCAGACTCTCCTCTGTAAGGTACTTACCTTGTTAGCTGGCTAGCTAACAACAAACaacaaagttgtgtgaaaaatagatGTATTAATTTATAATTTAGCTAAAGTTTCCCagcaaaacattgttttttaaaaaccTGTGTGCATCTTTCTAAATACCATTATCatcacaaaatgttttattttttggaagCTAAATACCGGTAAAtgccacataaatgttgttgttattgttgctgTTTTGACAGTCTTTTATTTATGTACaaaaatatattgtgttttttttatccgCACTTTTCTCCTTTCTTTGCTTTTAAATGGACAAAAGTTTAATCAAGTTATTATATTGTAACAGCCCtatgagcagcacagttacacAATTTTTGAATGAGGTAGTCATCACTGTTAGTTAGCATGCATGAAATATGTCAAGCTAAATTTGGATCGCCGATGGCTAAATTACAGCTGCTATATATGCTTCATGATACGATTAGTCATCTAATCTTTTAGATAGTCGATGACTACTTGAGAATAAAaatagttgttagttgcagccctagtaaCTACTAACCTAGTTGGAGTAGCTCTCTCTGCATCTGCTCAGCGCACACGTCATCTCCTGTACAGTTTTGCAACATGCTAGTTTAACCGCAACCAAATTAATTAGCCTGTCACCACAGATTTATTTTCAAAAGTTAAGGATATGATCCTCATAGTAAAGTAAACCCACTATTCCACTGCTCTACGTTGAGCTCGATGGTGTTTTAACGTTTAGGGCACGtgctattatccatccatccatccattttctaccgcttattccctttcggggtcgcggggggcgctggcgcctatctcagctacaatcgggcggaaggcggggtacaccctggacaagtcgccacctcatcgcagggccaacacagatagacagacaacattcacactcacattcacacactagggccaatttagtgttgccaatcaacctatccccaggtgcatgtctttggaagtgggaggaagccggagtacccggagggaacccacgcattcacggggagaacatgcaaactccacacagaaagatcccgagcctggattcgaacccaggactgcaggaacttcgtattgtgaggcagacgcactaacccctctgccaccgtgaagccccacacgtgctattattacattttaaaaaacatacaGTGGCggtgaaaaaaatactttaaagaggtcgtatataatttttttctacatttgaaAGACTTGAGTTTGGgtgacataacatgtaatgatggttcttctGTCagtttgcatagattatgttttacagaccgtcttcaagCCCCTTTCcaaccgtctcttcaggatgcatgGCTTTATAAGGTGGTCTTACAtacgtggctccacttcgacTTTGTCTTCTCCTCGTCAGTCagtttgtagtttttagcgcttctatatggagtctactgacagatataaatccAAACTATAAGCTGCTTTgttttacaaatggcaacagcagaggatgcattTGCATGTACAAGcctgtctgccccacaacaagagaatagcgaaaaagaaggaactcattgactacaatggcggactcgcacaAAACTCTTGGTgtaaaactttaccatatatggataataaGCTAAAGTCACCAATGGGGAAAAACGTTACGAAGGACGCAAATTCCAAATAGCTTGTTTAGAGGAACGATTAAGAAGGCAAGAGTGTTTTAGAAGTATCTCCGctatgcctccatggtttgaaatCAAATTTTCGGGAATTATGCAGATCCCCAATACACAAACGGGTATCAACAGGTAACAAAAGTTGGTTTCGCATTATGTTTACGTGCCATTATGTTTACCTCAGACAATTATGAATGGTATTTGATTAatttcaaatacattttgaaCATTTATGAGTATATACCGTACATCAATTATAACCCTTTGATACCATATTATCATCAAATAAGTATAACAGTACAATtgaataaaaataagaatataaaaatTGTAATAATTCATTTTAATTGGGGATCTATTGAATTTCACAGAGACCCAGTCAAATCACAACTTGTGGTTCCTGGGGACTCACTACATTAAAATTCTATCAACATCACTGTTTTTAGCAGATACACTTGCGCAATGTAATACAATCGAGTAAACGAGCTTTCACTGAGCGATACAGTGTTAGACAATTTATTTCTGTGGTCAT
The window above is part of the Nerophis ophidion isolate RoL-2023_Sa linkage group LG04, RoL_Noph_v1.0, whole genome shotgun sequence genome. Proteins encoded here:
- the LOC133551288 gene encoding uncharacterized protein LOC133551288 isoform X1; amino-acid sequence: MYHSAELYSGRKSWDSYPAGGPNRGRWAPVDSRQSTWSQTQRSHGRHHPSDYSISPSSQPFTRGERTVHYAQDKGVSKRHREHLWDAKEQPFEAQNWHQNSMRSFHNRAGADNGYLTRPGQRCKNWVSNSLHGSPRLHRNSREIQPPSQRWAPSDFHRSFPGRMIINRAEPWKRPTPHQCQDQMHQHRPSVQHSSSMKDEGLAKRSRDSALDQPSHSGSRNLVAHPASPPHHHRNQDDWKPIHDRTGPCRLSDYRTSTTQQQETSKSRVGGYSLFNSDPLVQNQGHSNKMSHLGNSRKSCRKTSSPAEHTRVPYSHQNPHYHHQRHTRHLKVEQHKRLRYHLDEEEDSKNHLHNQSTESQCTLPSGISRDATSWSSGAVSSQSSRRPKDSSHSPHVSPSLHMAANGSRHCSPILSGQSNVQGSPTNKARVCSTSTPSCASSPCAKPRFSDVKYKKISQPPCLSAHGNSKTNKPKKESNARRKAECKHKDKLVKRERRSNAEKANHRAEGRKKRKKKHEHNLGERRKKRDKVKRKEKKIGLTVLTTEVISNSSGEEQQSPHPGCTSWQTLPKRNSAKHLTEDRQVHLLPIKSPIRKMASIVSSQLEPKAKPENSLPSILNEAVEPLSAASCVPETQRGLLHAPDLQPMGVIGNVQEAGENLANTPPVLSWQGSPVSDVGEDEDELQKGVISRPVLQPSPTQCFSPPPSEGENIYDLIKEPCGSKQVECSQLCNPSSTNKQDLKGENKSESLAVSSSLSQDFHRKAGLDDVFKSLANFLGSQRATCRGGPFGGSSPCTASGVKLVSALALGPDIRCHQQKVSDLKSEPNNLSDSHVKPHTVTNQCESDTETPTLKVTETDEDIEDRQDRRSTHILPEGRDSLLDHSLSAELRLTTTHTSSLSHLLVVTGKDEELKSEETHLRGAEKQRKQNAKDGSQVQIKTKKKKKSTVISRNTLKRKHKSPSCKDVQRNRVKHEKANVKINIDNKDNDETIKNAASAATGNSTPKTSSSLSTIKINPSNIITTTPASKSAANPLKLRALSMGFTKELKVLVVRMKLDARHTFNVTEVEERKIPLSQISIQNTATEVVGACKGANVKEKFKESYLLTSLSVKPDISSRTPIPREKLNPPTPSIYLESKRDAFSPVLLQFCTNPKNAVTVIRGLAGSLRLNLGLFSTKSLVEANAEHAVEVRTQVQQPADENWDTRGSTQTWPCESSRSHTTIAKYAQYQASSFQESLQEEKESENEEEEDQAKSSDTPSTTKANVWSDHNKGNLVSTAIKHTSDLLTSKAATNNTSSSELKAVGKIIKFGTNIDLSDSKRWKPQLQELLKLPAFMRVESSNNMLSHVGHTILGMNTVQLYMKVPGSRTPGHQENNNFCSVNINIGPGDCEWFAVHEHYWESINTFCEKHGVDYLTGSWWPVLEDLYSSNIPVYRFIQRPGDLVWINAGTVHWVQAVGWCNNIAWNVGPLNSYQYQLALQRFEWNELKKVKSIVPMIHVSWNVARTIKVTDHDTYKMIKHCLMQSIKHIQILKEQLTAAGKRISYQSRVKDEPAYYCNECDVETFDVLFVTSENCSKKSYVVHCEDCARAKNPSLAGVVVLEQYRMEDLMKTYDSFTLAPSPASK